AGCTGAGCAGAGAGGATAGGAACAGGTGAAAGCAGCAAAGCATTCCGAATTATGATGAAAGCACCAGCCTTGGCCACAAATTTGTCAGTGATGATGGACGGGTATCTGAGTGgatggcagatggccacatagcggtcataggccatgatcATGAATGTGCAGGACTCCATGGGGAGGAAGCAATTCATGATGTACATCTGGAGGAAACAGGCAAAGAAGCTGATGGACCTGAGGTCAAACCAGAAGATGGCCAGGACCTTGGGGATGATGGTGAGGCAGAGCACCACATCCAGCAGGGAGAGGATGCTGAGCAGGTAGTACATGGGCTCATGCAGAGAGGCCTCCAGCCGGATGGTGATCAGGAGGGTGGCATTGGCCCCCATggccagaaggaagaggaggctgagTGGCAGGGAGAGCCAGTGCTGCCAGCTCTGGTAGTTAGGGAAGCAGATGAGGAGGAATTCAGAGACTGGAGCAGTGGAGTAGTTGCTGGGCGATGTCATGAGATAAATCCTAAACTGAGGAGATTTTATCTGGGTTTATGTATGGTAAGACACAAGAATCAGGtcaatagaaaacaaatctcTGAAAATACTCATGAGCACGCACTCATCCAGAAAAATGTTACCATATAGAGGAACAATCCCAAATGAAGTCAcagttcagtaaatattaatatgAGGAGAGCTTGACAAAttatttctaaagtaaatttggaaaaacaaagaagacaagccacaaggtttaaaagaaaaataatgagaagaatTGCCACACTAAAACATACTGTAAAgctacaaaatattttccaaatgatacTGACAAAAGCAAATTGGCTAATTATGGATCCCATAGGCCAGACATGCTCACTAATTTACAGATTAATCTAGAATTtgtaaaaatgtcataaaatcaCATTTGACTATAGGGCTTTTCAATGAGTACTGCTGACATAATTTGTTAGTGgtaaaaaattagtttttcctCACTTTTTAATCACACACCAAAGTAAATTGGAGATGGAAAAATTTATGGTATACTCTCAATTCTATgacaaagtagaagaaaataaaagtaaacattgATTAAATTTAAAAGGGATCTCCCAAACTCCCCTATGATATTCTGACTAATTGTTCCTCAAGCATAAGCCATCCTGGACATACTTAACTCAAGTCTGCACAAATGAAGTTCAGTATTcctaaagaaaattttatgttcAAAGGCAGGCTGTTTTCATTAACATTTATAACCACCAACCTCAAATGAGCACTTAATAGGTAAGTCCATTATAATAACCTCTGGTTAATTCACTCCTTCACCCACTGcaagtaatttttcaaattttctaaattatttttaaattttaaggatGACTTCTCCAACTGCTTCACAAAGACATCAGAGACTATCAGAAGCAATTTCCTCAATGTCCCAGGATAGACTCACAAAACTGTCAATGCCTATACCCTTGCTCACCTCTTTGCATCTAGGACACATGAGGATCTATCCTTCCTCCTAATTTCAGTCCCTCCACCTCTGATGTGGAGTCTATCCACCCTGATCTTCATAGGAACTTTGACCTATTAGTTATTCACTCCATCTCCTATGTATTCAATCTCTCCCTCTGTAGATACTTCCTGTGGATACTCAAAATGCTCAAGTCTCTCATGTCTTAATAGACTTCTATATCTCTCCCACAGCCCCATTTGGTATAAAGGCCATAATTTCAGTTTTGGACGAAGATACCaaatatctcttttcttcttctttctttcacaccCAAACTTAAAGAACCAAAAAAGGTAATGGATATATAAAAGGATACAAGCAACTGTTGGCTTCAATAGTTTTGAGAAATGATCAGTCTATAAATAATGGCTCTGGAATGGTTCTGAGGATGTAGAAAGGGGGCATCTTTTAGAGATATAAGTAAAATGGCATAAACAGAGATTAGACTGAGTAGTTCTGTAGAAGAAGAGAGGGTAGGATTCTAAATTTGTATTGTCTCTTCTGGATTAAATGACTAAATTTCACAAGACAAGCAACAGTCTTTGGAAAGATTTTGTGTATGTTGCAGAGGCAGAGATGTTGGATCCaattttgatatgtttattttatagagTCTATAAGCTATCAAAGTATACATGACTATTCACTTTGGAGAAAAGAGTTTGAATTCACTTAAAATATTGGAGTTAAAAGTAGAGAGTTAGAAATCAtcagcagggcttccctggtagcacagtggttaagaatccgcctgccaatgcagcggacatgggttcaatccccggtccgggaaaatcctacatgccgaggagcaactaagcccgtgcaccacagctactgagactgCGCGctggagcctgtgaaccacaattactgagcccacatgccacaactactgaagcccatacccctaaagcctgtgctccacaacaagagaagccacttcaatgagaagcccatgcactgcaacgaagagtaaccccctctctctgcaactacagaaagccctcgtaaagcaacaaagacccaatgcagccagcaaatgacaattaattaattaatttaaaaaaaaagaaaaaggaatcttcAGCAGATAAGACAGAGTTCAAaccattattatctttatttctcaTCCTCCACTCATTCTCTTTCCCTGTCTTATTCTGCCATCTTTGAAAGATCCCTTCCTTGGCACTTTGTTCTCTTCGTGCCTCTTACGTGTAGTCCCTACTCAGGATTGTGCTTTACAAATCCCAGTCTCTGTCCTCGTTCCTTCCTCACATAATAGAGAACTATTTTAATTAAGCTCATGCTTCTGCTACCTGAATTTCACTAAGAAGAATGTACTTAGTATAAAGGATAATAAAAGAGGGGATAAAAAGGAataggtgcagagaaaagggatcAGATGCCTGGATGTACTGTCAGGTAGAAGTATAGACATGAATGTAAGTTGAAGTTTTGATATATGCAGGTGATAACGATTAAAAACTAACTCTCTACTCAAAGTACTGATCAGAGGGAAAGTGATAATTATCCTATTTTGCTTTGCCTCTGGTTCATCCATACTGAGAATACTATATCCAGGTCAGTGCACCTAGATTTAAGCGACACTTTTGAAACTTTACCACCTAGAAGAAGGTTTCCAGGGTAAAAGGGCCTTAAGAATACATAATGAGGAACAATTTAGGAAAGTGAAGACATTTTACATGTGATGTAAACATACAACTGACTTTCAAGAGGAAGAGAACAACTAACACCACTAGGAGAAAATTGCAGAGAAATCTGTTTCTGTTGAATATGAATCCTGTGTAATAATCAGAGGAGGCTTTTTGTTAACACCACTCTGCTGGAACATGTTGAGGGGAGGCAATAATCAAATCTCACCAGCTTTCTCTCTGAATCCATGGGCTGGGTGCCCAGTGTCATATTAAATTCCAAACCATGCCCCTGTCCCAGAACCATCCTATCTTTTTCTAAAGTCACTAGACTGCTTTTCTGGGCAAGCCAAATGGATGTCAGTCACGTACATGCATGAAATTCCCAGCAATGGGATCCCTTATATTTAATGATATGGGATGGCTGAGACTATAAAAGATCATTCTCTTCCCAGAGGAACCTAGAATTTCTGAATGTTCACCCATCCAGCACCACCCAgcctttttcttctattatcaTGGAAGCCAATATAAGAGTGTGAAGGTCTCCTATTCAGAGTCTTTCGACGACCCAGCTGTTGCAGGTCCAGCACAGGCTTGCTTCCCTCCCTTAGCCCTGAAACTCACGGATGATGCAACAGATTGGGTCCCGATTAAGACGTCAACTGCCTGCGTCTTGTAACCAGACTGGAAATGCTTCCTTGGCTCTGCTGAAAAAATGTAGAGGGTTTTATGATCTGCAGTCAGTTTCTCATACTGTTCCACCCCGTCTTCCAAGCCAGCTGGGAACAGTAGTAGTTTGGGATACTGGGGCCCTGTGGCTAATGAGCTGGATCTCCTGGGAACCTTCATCTTACCTTATGTTAAGGTGCTACTAGGTGGTAGTTACAAGGTGGGAAACAGGATTTGAAACTGCCTTGCAGTTCAAATCTCTATCTATCTGCTTGACCCCACAGACCATCCTCTTAAATATTACCTTATGCCACTTTGAAAGGTTGAAATGTTACATTGAAACTTTCCAGAATTTCTTAATAAAACTATACTATTTCCTGCTTCTTATATTATCCTGATTTCAACTCTGCTGTTTATCTGCATGAATTTGAGCAGCTGACTTATCCTATGTAAACCTCAgtcattcaataagcatttatttattattatcaacCATGCGTCCAACACTAGAATAGTCACAGGGATAGAAAggtaaattaagtaattaaggTCTCTGCCTTCATCAAGATTCCATTATAGTATTTACATTACATTATAGTATCAGAAGACTCCCATTGTTCATAAAATAAAACCAGTTTTCATAATATATACTACTCAAGACTACACATGAACTGGACTGTTAGCTTCAATGAGCATTAGATCCACGTTAATTTGGTTCCTCATTAATGTGTTTCATGCTGTATTTGGAATGTAGTAGAATCAACacatttttacttaattaattaattcaaggTCATGTATAATCTGCCTCCTTACTACCTCTTCAGTATATTTAGAACCACTTCCCTGACTGGGTGATTATTTCATTGACAGACATGAGTGAATCTCTCTTGGGGGTTTGTGATGATGACGTTAAAGAAAAGCCAGTCAGATTCATTgtgcgattttttttttctcctcctttaccaaacagaagaagaaagagggaaaggaaaggtaGATTTTCTTTGAGAAAGGAAAGGCTATCCTTTGAGAATTCCTGATCACAAGTCTCCACTTAGGTGCTCGGGGACTGGAATTCACATAACTCATGTGTCCTAAAATCTCATAGGTAAATTGTTGGTTTTATCAGCTGAAAATTGATTGTattgttcctttattttccttctattctaTAGCATGGTCTGTGTAATAACTTCTTCAATCATCGTATTGATCCTttatgcttctctttttctttgataaaTCTTACCAGGgctttattaatgttattaatcTTTACAAAGAATTAACTTTGCTCTTCTGTTgattttttccattgtttctgcttttcattttcttgattcagCTCTTATCTTAATTAGTTTCTTACTCCAGTTTAGCTTGGGtttaatctattcttttttttctaaattcttaaGTAGTCAGCTTAGATAATTGATATTaaatctt
The genomic region above belongs to Hippopotamus amphibius kiboko isolate mHipAmp2 chromosome 9, mHipAmp2.hap2, whole genome shotgun sequence and contains:
- the LOC130829209 gene encoding olfactory receptor 56A1-like, which codes for MTSPSNYSTAPVSEFLLICFPNYQSWQHWLSLPLSLLFLLAMGANATLLITIRLEASLHEPMYYLLSILSLLDVVLCLTIIPKVLAIFWFDLRSISFFACFLQMYIMNCFLPMESCTFMIMAYDRYVAICHPLRYPSIITDKFVAKAGAFIIIRNALLLSPVPILSAQLHYFGRNVIENCICANLSVSRLSCDNFTLNRIYQFVAGWTLLGSDFVLIFISYIFILRSVLKFKAERAAVKALNTCGSHFILILFFCTILLVVVLTNVARKKVPMDILILLNVLHHLIPPALNPIVYGFQTKELKQGFQKLLQRGL